One Lacticaseibacillus rhamnosus genomic window carries:
- the murC gene encoding UDP-N-acetylmuramate--L-alanine ligase has protein sequence MTEATYYFIGIKGSGMSALALVLHDLGHQVLGSDITQYTFTQKGLAAAGITMLPFDPANLKPGYTVIAGNSFTDEHPEIKQAKAMGLKIYRYHEFLGQLIKGYTSIGVAGAHGKTSTTGLLAHTLSGVAKTSYLIGDGTGKGVRDSKFFVFEADEYRRHFLSYHPDYMIMTNIDFDHPDYYHGFEDVYDAFETEANQVQKAIVAWGDDPWLRKLKAKVPVYYYGTSDRDDFQARNVKRDTKGSSFDAYFHDELIGHFFVPLFGEHSVLNALAVVAVAHMEKLDAGLIARELGNFSGVKRRFAEKDLKDMIIVDDYAHHPNEIKATLDAARQKYPDKAIIAVFQPHTYSRTQAYEPQYVQVLSQADQTFLTPIFSSAREKNGKIRSEDIVAQIKGAAVIQQADMRPLLKFHHAVVVFMGAGDIQKYEKAYEDLLSQE, from the coding sequence ATGACAGAGGCAACTTATTATTTTATTGGCATTAAGGGTTCAGGCATGAGCGCATTGGCATTGGTACTGCATGATTTGGGGCATCAAGTGTTGGGGAGTGATATTACCCAATATACGTTTACCCAGAAAGGCTTGGCGGCTGCCGGAATCACGATGCTTCCGTTTGATCCGGCTAATCTAAAGCCCGGTTACACTGTGATTGCCGGTAACAGCTTTACCGATGAGCATCCGGAAATCAAGCAAGCCAAAGCGATGGGGCTTAAGATTTATCGGTATCATGAATTTCTTGGTCAGCTGATTAAGGGGTATACCAGCATTGGCGTGGCGGGTGCGCATGGTAAAACGAGTACCACCGGTTTACTTGCCCACACGTTAAGCGGGGTTGCTAAAACCAGTTATCTGATTGGCGATGGGACTGGCAAAGGCGTTCGCGATTCGAAATTTTTTGTTTTTGAGGCAGACGAATATCGGCGCCATTTTCTGTCCTACCATCCCGATTACATGATCATGACGAACATTGATTTTGATCACCCCGATTATTATCACGGGTTTGAAGATGTTTACGATGCATTTGAAACCGAAGCAAATCAGGTCCAAAAGGCGATTGTCGCATGGGGCGATGATCCTTGGCTGCGCAAACTAAAAGCTAAAGTTCCTGTTTATTATTACGGCACCAGTGACCGTGATGATTTTCAGGCCCGCAATGTCAAGCGTGATACAAAAGGCAGCAGTTTTGACGCGTACTTCCATGATGAATTGATCGGCCACTTCTTTGTGCCACTGTTTGGCGAACATAGCGTCCTGAATGCCTTGGCAGTTGTGGCTGTCGCGCATATGGAGAAACTTGATGCAGGCTTGATCGCGCGCGAACTCGGTAACTTCAGTGGGGTTAAACGCCGCTTTGCCGAAAAAGATCTTAAAGACATGATCATTGTCGATGATTATGCGCACCATCCGAATGAGATAAAAGCAACATTGGATGCGGCCCGGCAGAAATATCCTGACAAAGCGATCATCGCTGTTTTCCAGCCCCATACTTATAGTCGGACGCAAGCATATGAACCGCAGTACGTTCAAGTCTTGAGCCAAGCCGATCAGACGTTCCTGACTCCGATTTTCAGCTCCGCGCGGGAAAAGAATGGTAAAATTCGCTCAGAAGACATTGTGGCGCAAATCAAGGGTGCCGCTGTCATTCAGCAAGCGGATATGCGACCGTTGCTGAAATTCCACCATGCTGTGGTTGTCTTTATGGGCGCAGGCGATATTCAGAAGTATGAAAAGGCTTATGAAGATCTACTGAGTCAGGAGTAA